In one Drosophila pseudoobscura strain MV-25-SWS-2005 chromosome X, UCI_Dpse_MV25, whole genome shotgun sequence genomic region, the following are encoded:
- the rdgA gene encoding eye-specific diacylglycerol kinase isoform X9, producing MQRLRTTFTRSRTPTGAEMKMQNSLEVPKQVRSASFDEMQLEAQRTSSNRLRQRASSSAEGRALEADRLQVPAGQGRSRSFDSAVIDPTSEDSGAFLDVPQRNKMPRRSSSSSPKTPPPCFHCQLVKQYERQITAEQRFFIDHRELTALSFYSDDDDDDDEEEGAVGGEGLCEDMHGACGGRPLPDVNNEAVARAQAILASTFENDPSTDCEDDAVELDLGLIHLSIEQSRARIPRQMRRHTIDSSVGNSEDEGVDGSGPNSNNSPYFGNTLMPPRPCGITFTLSPTNGDCPFLPTFAFPIDPNSPPGTPSPTQSPSPSPSPSPSPSPSPTPSVVLAVPPPLLELPSCSTGSGQQLLGSTAAVAAAALTLPAIASSQAAAAMATGAVCTLADADDAAAALGAMGLPVRPRRRSISRQEAIFVEPTGSSLENVSMSIEKADSIDAASTRANCGSPTGMFAVAHRTGFVVQDIYLTVPDLRRDRAASVDSCFSKLSSGNKTEELQPTVDGCYLTVPVINTTRSRSVDIVLPTDEQARYKALAMTGNEPGTYGRTATGSNARRPIRIVPDWTENAINGEHYWKTSSASGDLCCLNEECIKSGQRLKCSACQLVAHINCIPYVNEKPTLLCKPTYRDVGIRQYREQTTTHHHWVHRKMEKGKCKQCGKNIMFESIPQAVQSKLFGSKEIVALSCAWCHEIYHNKDTCFNQEKIGEECRLGNYAPIIVPPSWIVKLPNKGNFKSSIRVSNKNAATGSSAAGAGGGTAAGAPGGPGGPGGPGGKGKKQTQRRQKGKDEKKGEPRAFIVKPIPSPEVIPVIVFINPKSGGNQGVKLLGKFQHLLNPRQVFDLTQGGPKMGLDMFRKAPNLRVLACGGDGTVGWVLSVLDQIHPPLSPCPAVGVLPLGTGNDLARALGWGGYFSCQGYTDEPVGKILREIGMSQCVLMDRWRVKVTPNDDVCDDHMDRSKANVPLNVINNYFSFGVDAHIALEFHEAREAHPERFNSRLRNKMYYGQMGGKDLILRQYRNLSQWVTLECDGNDFTSKLRDAGCHAVLFLNIPSYGGGTHPWNDSFGATKPTIDDGLMEVVGLTTYQLPMLQAGMHGTCICQCRKARIITKRTIPMQVDGEACRVKPSIIEIELLNKALMLTKCKNGRGDVQVNPLEKLQLNILRITMQQYEQYHYQREMLSKLANKLGQIEIDSQCDLDHVRNMLNAKFEESITYPKVSQDWCFVDACTAEHYFRIDRAQEHLHYICDIAIDDLLILDHELATMPQTPDQERSFAAFSQRQAQTERRQMDQAQGHAPGSTDEDLQIGSKPIKVMKWKSPILEQTSDAILLAAQSGDLNMLRALHEQGYSLQSVNKNGETALHFACKYNHKDIVKYIISCATKRIINMPDKDHGQTALHIAADTTRRELCVMLVAAGASLQARNAEGNTPMMVAFNRNANEIATYLESKDVEAVKDENEDEKDSSTIIIVWPPPSSSM from the exons ATGCAGCGTCTTCGCACGACCTTCACGCGTTCGCGGACGCCCACCGGCgccgaaatgaaaatgcagAACAGCCTCGAGGTGCCCAAACAG GTGCGTTCCGCCTCCTTTGACGAGATGCAACTGGAGGCGCAGCGCACGTCCTCGAACCGACTGAGGCAGCGTGCCTCGTCCTCGGCGGAGGGGCGTGCCTTGGAGGCTGATCGTCTGcaggtgccggctgggcaggGCCGCTCGCGCAGCTTCGATTCGGCGGTCATCGATCCGACGAGCGAGGATTCGGGGGCATTCCTGGATGTGCCGCAGCGCAACAAGATGCCGCGGCGCAGCAGCTCGTCGAGCCCGAAGACCCCGCCGCCGTGCTTCCATTGCCAATTGGTGAAGCAGTACGAGCGCCAGATAACAGCGGAGCAGCGCTTCTTCATCGATCATCGAGAGCTCACCGCTCTCAGCTTCTACagcgatgatgacgatgacgacgacgaggaggagggtGCGGTGGGCGGTGAGGGTCTGTGCGAAGACATGCACGGTGCCTGCGGCGGACGGCCGCTTCCCGATGTGAACAACGAGGCGGTGGCTCGGGCGCAGGCCATTCTTGCATCCACATTCGAGAACGACCCGAGCACCGATTGCGAGGACGATGCGGTTGAGCTGGACCTGGGACTGATCCACTTGAGCATCGAGCAATCACGGGCTCGTATTCCGCGGCAGATGCGCCGCCACACCATCGACAGTTCGGTGGGCAATTCCGAGGATGAGGGCGTCGACGGGTCCGGGCCCAACTCCAACAATTCCCCGTATTTCGGCAACACCCTGATGCCGCCCAGACCCTGCGGCATCACCTTCACCCTGTCCCCCACCAACGGCGACTGTCCGTTCCTCCCAACCTTCGCTTTCCCCATCGATCCCAACTCCCCACCAGGCACGCCTTCGCCCACCcagtcgccatcgccatcgccatcaccatcgccgtcgccgtccCCGTCGCCCACCCCGTCGGTGGTGCTGGCCGTTCCACCCCCCCTGCTGGAGCTACCGTCCTGCTCCACGGGCAGCGGACAACAGCTGCTGGGCTCCACCGCAGctgtggccgccgccgccctcaCTCTACCGGCGATTGCCTCCTCGcaagcagccgcagccatGGCCACCGGAGCGGTCTGCACCTTGGCGGATGCAGATGACGCTGCTGCCGCTTTGGGGGCCATGGGCCTGCCGGTTCGCCCCAGACGCCGGTCCATCTCGCGGCAGGAGGCCATCTTCGTGGAGCCGACCGGCAGTTCGCTCGAGAATGTCTCGATGTCGATCGAGAAGGCCGACTCCATTGATGCCGCCTCCACCAGGGCCAACTGCGGCTCGCCCACGGGCATGTTCGCCGTCGCCCATCGCACCGGATTTGTGGTGCAGGACATCTACCTGACCGTACCGGATCTCCGACGGGATCGTGCCGCCTCCGTGGACTCGTGCTTCTCGAAGCTCTCATCAGGCAACAAAACCGAGGAGCTCCAGCCCACCGTGGATGGCTGCTACCTGACCGTACCGGTGATCAACACCACTCGCTCCCGGTCCGTGGACATAGTCCTGCCCACCGACGAGCAGGCGCGCTACAAGGCCCTGGCCATGACTGGCAACGAGCCAGGCACCTACGG GCGTACCGCTACAGGCAGCAATGCCCGTCGGCCCATACGCATTGTGCCCGATTGGACAGAGAATGCAATTAATGGCGAGCACTACTGGAAGACCTCGTCGGCCTCCGGCGATCTCTGTTGCCTCAACGAGGAGTGCATT AAGAGCGGCCAGCGTTTGAAGTGCTCCGCCTGCCAGCTGGTAGCCCACATCAATTGCATTCCGTATGTGAACGAGAAGCCGACGCTGCTGTGCAAGCCCACCTATCGGGATGTGGGGATCAGGCAGTACCGGGAGCAGACGACCACCCACCACCACTGGGTGCACCGCAAGATGGAGAAGGGGAAGTGCAAGCAGTGTGGCAAG AATATTATGTTTGAATCCATACCGCAGGCGGTTCAGAGCAAGCTATTTGGCTCCAAAGAAATTGTAGCTTTGTCCTGTGCCTGGTGTCATGAGATCTATCACAACAAGGACACGTGCTTCAATCAGGAGAAAATCGGCGAAGAGTGTCGTCTCG GCAACTATGCACCGATTATTGTGCCGCCATCGTGGATTGTCAAGCTGCCGAACAAGGGCAACTTCAAGTCCTCCATTCGGGTAAGCAACAAGAACGCTGCCACCGGCTCCTCCGCTGCTGGAGCCGGCGGTGGCACTGCAGCTGGCGCACCTGGCGGACCCGGCGGACCCGGCGGTCCCGGTGGCAAAGGCAAGAAGCAGACCCAGCGCCGGCAGAAGGGCAAGGACGAGAAGAAGGGAGAACCGCGCGCATTCATCGTGAAGCCCATTCCATCGCCGGAGGTAATACCGGTCATTGTCTTTATTAATCCCAAGTCCGGTGGCAATCAGGGCGTCAAGCTACTCGGCAAGTTCCAGCATCTCCTGAACCCACGCCAGGTCTTTGATCTAACGCAAGGAGGTCCCAAAATGGG TCTGGACATGTTCCGCAAGGCGCCGAATCTTCGGGTTTTGGCCTGCGGCGGCGATGGCACCGTCGGCTGGGTGCTCTCCGTCCTCGATCAGATCCATCCACCATTGTCGCCGTGCCCGGCCGTCGGTGTGCTGCCGTTGGGGACGGGCAACGATCTCGCTCGCGCTCTCGGATGGGGCGGG TATTTCTCCTGTCAGGGCTACACGGACGAACCGGTGGGCAAGATCCTACGCGAGATCGGGATGTCGCAGTGCGTCCTCATGGACCGCTGGCGCGTCAAGGTCACGCCCAACGACGATGTCTGCGATGACCACATGGACCGCAGCAAGGCGAACGTGCCCCTGAACGTGATCAACAACTACTTCTCGTTCGGGGTGGATGCCCACATCGCACTGGAGTTCCACGAGGCGCGGGAGGCCCATCCGGAGCGCTTCAATTCGCGGCTGCGCAACAAGATGTACTACGGCCAGATGGGGGGCAAGGATCTGATCCTGCGCCAGTACCGCAACCTCTCCCAGTGGGTGACGCTGGAGTGCGATGGGAATGACTTCACCAGCAAGCTGCGGGACGCCGGCTGCCATGCCGTCCTCTTCCTGAACATACCCAG CTATGGCGGCGGCACCCACCCGTGGAACGACTCGTTCGGGGCGACGAAGCCCACCATTGACGACGGCCTGATGGAGGTGGTGGGGCTGACCACCTACCAGCTGCCGATGCTGCAGGCGGGCATGCACGGCACCTGCATCTGCCAGTGCCGGAAGGCGCGCATCATAACGAAGCGCACCATACCGATGCAGGTGGATGGTGAGGCGTGTCGCGTGAAGCCGTCGATCATTGAGATCGAGCTGTTGAATAAGGCGTTGATGCTGACCAAGTGCAAGAATGGACGTGGCGATGTCCA AGTAAATCCCCTGGAGAAGCTTCAATTGAATATCCTGCGCATTACGATGCAGCAGTATGAGCAATACCACTACCAAAGGGAGATGCTCAGTAAGCTGGCGAACAAGCTCGGCCAGATCGAGATCGACTCACAATGCGATCTGGATCATGTCCGCAATATGCTCAACGCCAAGTTCGAAGAGTCCATCACCTACCCGAAGGTATCGCAGGACTGGTGTTTCGTAGACG CCTGCACTGCAGAGCACTACTTCCGCATCGACAGGGCGCAGGAACATTTACACTACATCTGTGACATCGCCATTGACGATTTACTCATTCTGGATCACGAACTCGCCACCATGCCCCAAACACCCGACCAAGAACGCTCCTTTGCCGCATTCTCGCAGCGTCAGGCCCAGACAGAGCGCCGACAGATGGACCAGGCCCAGGGCCATGCACCAGGCAGCACCG ACGAGGATTTACAAATTGGCTCCAAGCCCATCAAAGTGATGAAGTGGAAGAG CCCTATACTGGAACAAACTTCCGATGCCATACTACTAGCAGCCCAAAGCGGTGATCTCAATATG TTACGTGCACTACATGAACAAGGATACTCATTGCAGTCAGTGAACAAGAACGGAGAGACGGCCCTGCACTTTGCTTGCAAATACAACCATAAGGACATTGTGAAATATATCATCTCATGTGCCACAAAACGCATCATCAATATGCCCGACAAGGACCA CGGACAAACTGCTTTACATATCGCCGCTGATACGACTCGCAGGGAGCTCTGCGTGATGCTGGTGGCCGCCGGGGCTAGTCTGCAGGCACGCAATGCCGAAGGCAACACCCCCATGATGGTGGCCTTCAATCGGAATGCCAACGAGATAGCCACATATTTGGAAAGTAAGGATGTGGAAGCGGTTAAGGATGAGAATGAGGATGAGAAGGacagcagcaccatcatcaTTGTCTGGCCGCCGCCGTCATCGTCCATGTAG
- the rdgA gene encoding eye-specific diacylglycerol kinase isoform X1 translates to MQRLRTTFTRSRTPTGAEMKMQNSLEVPKQVRSASFDEMQLEAQRTSSNRLRQRASSSAEGRALEADRLQVPAGQGRSRSFDSAVIDPTSEDSGAFLDVPQRNKMPRRSSSSSPKTPPPCFHCQLVKQYERQITAEQRFFIDHRELTALSFYSDDDDDDDEEEGAVGGEGLCEDMHGACGGRPLPDVNNEAVARAQAILASTFENDPSTDCEDDAVELDLGLIHLSIEQSRARIPRQMRRHTIDSSVGNSEDEGVDGSGPNSNNSPYFGNTLMPPRPCGITFTLSPTNGDCPFLPTFAFPIDPNSPPGTPSPTQSPSPSPSPSPSPSPSPTPSVVLAVPPPLLELPSCSTGSGQQLLGSTAAVAAAALTLPAIASSQAAAAMATGAVCTLADADDAAAALGAMGLPVRPRRRSISRQEAIFVEPTGSSLENVSMSIEKADSIDAASTRANCGSPTGMFAVAHRTGFVVQDIYLTVPDLRRDRAASVDSCFSKLSSGNKTEELQPTVDGCYLTVPVINTTRSRSVDIVLPTDEQARYKALAMTGNEPGTYGRRTATGSNARRPIRIVPDWTENAINGEHYWKTSSASGDLCCLNEECIVSSKSGQRLKCSACQLVAHINCIPYVNEKPTLLCKPTYRDVGIRQYREQTTTHHHWVHRKMEKGKCKQCGKNIMFESIPQAVQSKLFGSKEIVALSCAWCHEIYHNKDTCFNQEKIGEECRLGNYAPIIVPPSWIVKLPNKGNFKSSIRVSNKNAATGSSAAGAGGGTAAGAPGGPGGPGGPGGKGKKQTQRRQKGKDEKKGEPRAFIVKPIPSPEVIPVIVFINPKSGGNQGVKLLGKFQHLLNPRQVFDLTQGGPKMGLDMFRKAPNLRVLACGGDGTVGWVLSVLDQIHPPLSPCPAVGVLPLGTGNDLARALGWGGYFSCQGYTDEPVGKILREIGMSQCVLMDRWRVKVTPNDDVCDDHMDRSKANVPLNVINNYFSFGVDAHIALEFHEAREAHPERFNSRLRNKMYYGQMGGKDLILRQYRNLSQWVTLECDGNDFTSKLRDAGCHAVLFLNIPSYGGGTHPWNDSFGATKPTIDDGLMEVVGLTTYQLPMLQAGMHGTCICQCRKARIITKRTIPMQVDGEACRVKPSIIEIELLNKALMLTKCKNGRGDVQVNPLEKLQLNILRITMQQYEQYHYQREMLSKLANKLGQIEIDSQCDLDHVRNMLNAKFEESITYPKVSQDWCFVDACTAEHYFRIDRAQEHLHYICDIAIDDLLILDHELATMPQTPDQERSFAAFSQRQAQTERRQMDQAQGHAPGSTDEDLQIGSKPIKVMKWKSNKDRLFSFNEDVFGYGFSPILEQTSDAILLAAQSGDLNMLRALHEQGYSLQSVNKNGETALHFACKYNHKDIVKYIISCATKRIINMPDKDHGQTALHIAADTTRRELCVMLVAAGASLQARNAEGNTPMMVAFNRNANEIATYLESKDVEAVKDENEDEKDSSTIIIVWPPPSSSM, encoded by the exons ATGCAGCGTCTTCGCACGACCTTCACGCGTTCGCGGACGCCCACCGGCgccgaaatgaaaatgcagAACAGCCTCGAGGTGCCCAAACAG GTGCGTTCCGCCTCCTTTGACGAGATGCAACTGGAGGCGCAGCGCACGTCCTCGAACCGACTGAGGCAGCGTGCCTCGTCCTCGGCGGAGGGGCGTGCCTTGGAGGCTGATCGTCTGcaggtgccggctgggcaggGCCGCTCGCGCAGCTTCGATTCGGCGGTCATCGATCCGACGAGCGAGGATTCGGGGGCATTCCTGGATGTGCCGCAGCGCAACAAGATGCCGCGGCGCAGCAGCTCGTCGAGCCCGAAGACCCCGCCGCCGTGCTTCCATTGCCAATTGGTGAAGCAGTACGAGCGCCAGATAACAGCGGAGCAGCGCTTCTTCATCGATCATCGAGAGCTCACCGCTCTCAGCTTCTACagcgatgatgacgatgacgacgacgaggaggagggtGCGGTGGGCGGTGAGGGTCTGTGCGAAGACATGCACGGTGCCTGCGGCGGACGGCCGCTTCCCGATGTGAACAACGAGGCGGTGGCTCGGGCGCAGGCCATTCTTGCATCCACATTCGAGAACGACCCGAGCACCGATTGCGAGGACGATGCGGTTGAGCTGGACCTGGGACTGATCCACTTGAGCATCGAGCAATCACGGGCTCGTATTCCGCGGCAGATGCGCCGCCACACCATCGACAGTTCGGTGGGCAATTCCGAGGATGAGGGCGTCGACGGGTCCGGGCCCAACTCCAACAATTCCCCGTATTTCGGCAACACCCTGATGCCGCCCAGACCCTGCGGCATCACCTTCACCCTGTCCCCCACCAACGGCGACTGTCCGTTCCTCCCAACCTTCGCTTTCCCCATCGATCCCAACTCCCCACCAGGCACGCCTTCGCCCACCcagtcgccatcgccatcgccatcaccatcgccgtcgccgtccCCGTCGCCCACCCCGTCGGTGGTGCTGGCCGTTCCACCCCCCCTGCTGGAGCTACCGTCCTGCTCCACGGGCAGCGGACAACAGCTGCTGGGCTCCACCGCAGctgtggccgccgccgccctcaCTCTACCGGCGATTGCCTCCTCGcaagcagccgcagccatGGCCACCGGAGCGGTCTGCACCTTGGCGGATGCAGATGACGCTGCTGCCGCTTTGGGGGCCATGGGCCTGCCGGTTCGCCCCAGACGCCGGTCCATCTCGCGGCAGGAGGCCATCTTCGTGGAGCCGACCGGCAGTTCGCTCGAGAATGTCTCGATGTCGATCGAGAAGGCCGACTCCATTGATGCCGCCTCCACCAGGGCCAACTGCGGCTCGCCCACGGGCATGTTCGCCGTCGCCCATCGCACCGGATTTGTGGTGCAGGACATCTACCTGACCGTACCGGATCTCCGACGGGATCGTGCCGCCTCCGTGGACTCGTGCTTCTCGAAGCTCTCATCAGGCAACAAAACCGAGGAGCTCCAGCCCACCGTGGATGGCTGCTACCTGACCGTACCGGTGATCAACACCACTCGCTCCCGGTCCGTGGACATAGTCCTGCCCACCGACGAGCAGGCGCGCTACAAGGCCCTGGCCATGACTGGCAACGAGCCAGGCACCTACGG CAGGCGTACCGCTACAGGCAGCAATGCCCGTCGGCCCATACGCATTGTGCCCGATTGGACAGAGAATGCAATTAATGGCGAGCACTACTGGAAGACCTCGTCGGCCTCCGGCGATCTCTGTTGCCTCAACGAGGAGTGCATTGTAAGTTCA AAGAGCGGCCAGCGTTTGAAGTGCTCCGCCTGCCAGCTGGTAGCCCACATCAATTGCATTCCGTATGTGAACGAGAAGCCGACGCTGCTGTGCAAGCCCACCTATCGGGATGTGGGGATCAGGCAGTACCGGGAGCAGACGACCACCCACCACCACTGGGTGCACCGCAAGATGGAGAAGGGGAAGTGCAAGCAGTGTGGCAAG AATATTATGTTTGAATCCATACCGCAGGCGGTTCAGAGCAAGCTATTTGGCTCCAAAGAAATTGTAGCTTTGTCCTGTGCCTGGTGTCATGAGATCTATCACAACAAGGACACGTGCTTCAATCAGGAGAAAATCGGCGAAGAGTGTCGTCTCG GCAACTATGCACCGATTATTGTGCCGCCATCGTGGATTGTCAAGCTGCCGAACAAGGGCAACTTCAAGTCCTCCATTCGGGTAAGCAACAAGAACGCTGCCACCGGCTCCTCCGCTGCTGGAGCCGGCGGTGGCACTGCAGCTGGCGCACCTGGCGGACCCGGCGGACCCGGCGGTCCCGGTGGCAAAGGCAAGAAGCAGACCCAGCGCCGGCAGAAGGGCAAGGACGAGAAGAAGGGAGAACCGCGCGCATTCATCGTGAAGCCCATTCCATCGCCGGAGGTAATACCGGTCATTGTCTTTATTAATCCCAAGTCCGGTGGCAATCAGGGCGTCAAGCTACTCGGCAAGTTCCAGCATCTCCTGAACCCACGCCAGGTCTTTGATCTAACGCAAGGAGGTCCCAAAATGGG TCTGGACATGTTCCGCAAGGCGCCGAATCTTCGGGTTTTGGCCTGCGGCGGCGATGGCACCGTCGGCTGGGTGCTCTCCGTCCTCGATCAGATCCATCCACCATTGTCGCCGTGCCCGGCCGTCGGTGTGCTGCCGTTGGGGACGGGCAACGATCTCGCTCGCGCTCTCGGATGGGGCGGG TATTTCTCCTGTCAGGGCTACACGGACGAACCGGTGGGCAAGATCCTACGCGAGATCGGGATGTCGCAGTGCGTCCTCATGGACCGCTGGCGCGTCAAGGTCACGCCCAACGACGATGTCTGCGATGACCACATGGACCGCAGCAAGGCGAACGTGCCCCTGAACGTGATCAACAACTACTTCTCGTTCGGGGTGGATGCCCACATCGCACTGGAGTTCCACGAGGCGCGGGAGGCCCATCCGGAGCGCTTCAATTCGCGGCTGCGCAACAAGATGTACTACGGCCAGATGGGGGGCAAGGATCTGATCCTGCGCCAGTACCGCAACCTCTCCCAGTGGGTGACGCTGGAGTGCGATGGGAATGACTTCACCAGCAAGCTGCGGGACGCCGGCTGCCATGCCGTCCTCTTCCTGAACATACCCAG CTATGGCGGCGGCACCCACCCGTGGAACGACTCGTTCGGGGCGACGAAGCCCACCATTGACGACGGCCTGATGGAGGTGGTGGGGCTGACCACCTACCAGCTGCCGATGCTGCAGGCGGGCATGCACGGCACCTGCATCTGCCAGTGCCGGAAGGCGCGCATCATAACGAAGCGCACCATACCGATGCAGGTGGATGGTGAGGCGTGTCGCGTGAAGCCGTCGATCATTGAGATCGAGCTGTTGAATAAGGCGTTGATGCTGACCAAGTGCAAGAATGGACGTGGCGATGTCCA AGTAAATCCCCTGGAGAAGCTTCAATTGAATATCCTGCGCATTACGATGCAGCAGTATGAGCAATACCACTACCAAAGGGAGATGCTCAGTAAGCTGGCGAACAAGCTCGGCCAGATCGAGATCGACTCACAATGCGATCTGGATCATGTCCGCAATATGCTCAACGCCAAGTTCGAAGAGTCCATCACCTACCCGAAGGTATCGCAGGACTGGTGTTTCGTAGACG CCTGCACTGCAGAGCACTACTTCCGCATCGACAGGGCGCAGGAACATTTACACTACATCTGTGACATCGCCATTGACGATTTACTCATTCTGGATCACGAACTCGCCACCATGCCCCAAACACCCGACCAAGAACGCTCCTTTGCCGCATTCTCGCAGCGTCAGGCCCAGACAGAGCGCCGACAGATGGACCAGGCCCAGGGCCATGCACCAGGCAGCACCG ACGAGGATTTACAAATTGGCTCCAAGCCCATCAAAGTGATGAAGTGGAAGAG CAATAAAGATCGTTTGTTCAGTTTCAACGAAGATGTTTTTGGTTATGGATTCAG CCCTATACTGGAACAAACTTCCGATGCCATACTACTAGCAGCCCAAAGCGGTGATCTCAATATG TTACGTGCACTACATGAACAAGGATACTCATTGCAGTCAGTGAACAAGAACGGAGAGACGGCCCTGCACTTTGCTTGCAAATACAACCATAAGGACATTGTGAAATATATCATCTCATGTGCCACAAAACGCATCATCAATATGCCCGACAAGGACCA CGGACAAACTGCTTTACATATCGCCGCTGATACGACTCGCAGGGAGCTCTGCGTGATGCTGGTGGCCGCCGGGGCTAGTCTGCAGGCACGCAATGCCGAAGGCAACACCCCCATGATGGTGGCCTTCAATCGGAATGCCAACGAGATAGCCACATATTTGGAAAGTAAGGATGTGGAAGCGGTTAAGGATGAGAATGAGGATGAGAAGGacagcagcaccatcatcaTTGTCTGGCCGCCGCCGTCATCGTCCATGTAG